Genomic DNA from Comamonas antarctica:
TGCCGAAGAACAGGCGCAGGTCGATGTCGGGACCAAGCACGATGCCGACCGGGCCCTTGGCCTCGATGCCGGTATAGCTGCCATGGCGTTCATGCACGGCGAAGTCGTTGCGCGACAGCGCCATGACCGGGCCCAGCACGCCCAGCGCGCTGACGATCTCCTGCGCGTTGCCGGCCAGCGCCGTCGAGCTCAGGCCGCAGTCGGCGGCGACCAGTTCGGCCTCGGTCGCGCCCAGGCGCAGTGCGCGCTCGCGGATGCGCAGCTTGGGTTCATCTTGCTGCAGTTGCGCGTTGCGCGATTGCAGGCTTTCTTCGGTTGGAGCAGCCATGGCGGGATCTTTGTTCGGTGGAATGGGAAAAAGCCCGGCGGCGGGCTTGCCGCCGGGGCGTGGGCGCGAGCGCGCTCAGGGCTGGACGTCGAAGTTGATGGTCCAGGTCTGCTGGCTGCTGTTGACGTTGGGATCGGCGTAGCTGATCCTGGTCAGGTGGAAACGTGCGTAGGTCGTGCCCTCGCCGCCGCGCAGCAGGCTGGCGTTGTCGCTGTTGGCCTTGATCAGATGGGCCACCGCCGGCAGGCCGGCAGCGCTGGCAGCCGTTGCGGTCGGGTAGTAGCTGAACCAGCCGTAGTTCAGCGGGTTGGGGTAGCTGCCGGTGTAGGCGGCCTGCAGCTTGGAGCCGGTCGTGTCCTTGACCCAGCGCGCGGCCGTGGCGGGCAGCGCCAGGTCGGAGCCGCCCAGGTCGGCGGCGGTCGCCGTGAGGTTGGAGGTCGCGGTGAATTGCGCCGCGATCGGCTTGCCGGCGGTGTCATAGAAGCCGGCCGGGGTCTTGCCCAGGAAGCCGGCCACCTTGCCGCTGCCCGATTCGCCGCCATTGAGCTTGACGTTGTAGCGGTTGAAGGCAATGTGCCAGGTGCCGCTGGCCGACGACACCGCGCCCGCCGCGAGATCGTAGTAGACCCAGTCGCTGCCGCTGGCGTTGACGCTGGCCGTGCGCACGACCGTCGGGGCGCTGCGGTCCACCCACCGGAACGATGGATAACCCGAAGTCGTGCCGCCCGCGCCGCCGTAGTAGCCCGTGAGCTGCAGCGCGAACACCGGCGCGGCCAGCGTGCCGGCGGTGCTGGCGCTGGTGCTGTCGGTGGTGATCAGGAAGGTGCGGAAATTCGGATACAGCAGATGGTCGGTGCTGCCGCCGACACCGTACTCAAACGCGGCCGAGGCAATCGAGTTGCTGGAGCTGAACACGCCGCTGGCGGCATCGACGGCAAACGCCGTGGCGGGAATCGCGCCGGACACGGGATCGGTCGTGCCGTTCTTCCAGGCCGACAGCTCGGTCCAGGTATGGTCGAACGGGCCGCCGAACGCGCCGCCCTTGCCCGTGCCGCTGGTGCCGCTGTTGGTCCAGAAGGTGGCTGTCATGCCCGCGCTCTTGACCTTCAGGTCCCATGCGGTGCCGGTGCAGTCGGGCACTTCGGCCTTGGCGTTGAAGTCATAGCAGACCGACGTGCCGGATGCGGGCAGCACCAGGTTCCACTCCGCGGTCTGCGTGAAGCCGGCTCCGGGCGTGGGCGTGGGCGTGGGATCGGGGGTGGTGGGCGTGGTAGGCGTGGTCGGGGTGGTAGGCGTCGTTGGCGTAGTCGGCGTTGTCGGCGTGGTGGCTGCATCGTCGCCGCCGCCGCCGCAGGCGGTCAGTGCGAGGGCCACGGCCAGGGCCAGGGCGGACTTGCCAAAGGCAGAGGAAGGGAAGTGGATCATTGCGGTTTCTTTCTGGGGTTTAAGGAGCGGCGTCCAGGCTGATGCGGGCGCCGACGTAGAGGAAGCCCCCTGCCACGGGCCCGAAATCACTGGCGTTGGAAAAGTCGCGCTGGCGGTTGGTGAGGTTCTTCACGCCGAGGAAGGCCGTGACGTCGCGGCCGATCTTCTGGTTGAGAACGAAGTCCAGCGTGGCCCAGCCGGGCGAGCGCGCCGGACTGGTGGAAGCCGCGAGCTCGCTGCTCTGGTAGCGCGCGCGCACCGACAGTTCGGTGGCCGGCTGCAGTTGCCAGTCGAGGCCCAGGCGCGCGATGCTGCGCGGGCGGCGCGTGAGTTCGGTGCCGGTGTCGAGGTCCTGGCTGTCGGTATAGGTGTAGCCGGCATTGAACGCCAGCGCGCTGCTGGCCTGCCAGCGCGCGCCGGTCTCCAGGCCCTGGGTGCGGGCCTGCGCGACGTTGCGGTAGGTGTAGCGCGCGATGCCGTTGACGACCGTGAAGTTGTCCATGTCGGTCTGGATCAGGTCGCGCACGCGGTTGTAGAACAGGTTGGCGTTGAGCGTGAGGCGCTCGTTCCAGGTGGCCGTGCCGCCGAACTGGAAGCTGTTCGACGACTCGGGCTTGAGGTTGGGATTGCCCAGCACCACATAGCCCAGCGCGCTGTGGTCGAACAGGTAGTGGCGTTCCTTGAGATTGGGCACGCGGTAGCCCTGGCCGAAGTTGGCGCGCAGCACCGACTTCCAGGCAGCGCCGGTCGGCAGGTTGGCGCGCAGGCCGATCTTGGGCGCGTAGTGCGTGCCGAAGTCCGAATCGTCCTGGGCGCGCAGGCCCAGCACCATCTCCCAGGTGTCGTTGAACAGGATGTCGTTCTGCACGAACAGCTCGTTGGCGGTGCGCTCGGCGTTGCCGGCGACCTCGGACACGCCGTTGGCGGTCTGGCGCAGGCGCTCGCGGTGCACGTCGGCGCCGAACTGCCACAACTGGCGCTGCCACGCCGGCATGTCGAACTGCAGCGACACATGCTCGGTGCGCAGCGCCGCCGCGCGCGTCGCGGTGGGCACGGCATTCGAGTACTCCTGCGAGCGGCTGTCGTAGTCCTCGGTCACGCCGGCCAGGCGCGCCTTGACGCCGTTGCCGAAGCGCCATTGGCCGCCATAGGTGAAGCGGTCGCGCGTGATGTCCTCGGTCTTGCGCTGGGGCACGAAGCTGGGCGGCGCGAAGTATTCGTACTGCTGCGTGTCGGTCTCGAGATAGCGGCTCGCGTCGACCCAGAAGTGGCCGGCGGGCGTGGGCAGCCATTCGAGGCGGCCGCTGTACTGCTCGCGGCGGATGGCATCGCCCTGATGGGTCCAGGCATCGGGATCCACCGCAAAGCCTTTGTTGTCGAGCACGTCGGCGGCCACGCTGGCGCGCCACTTCTCGCCGCCGCCGCTCACGCGCAGATTGCCATGCGCGGCGCCCGGGCTGCCGACGTTCTGCGCACCATAGGTGCCGGCATCCGCCGTGCCCGCGGCCGACCAGCCCGGCGCGATGCGCCGCGTGATCACGTTGATCACACCGCCCATGGCCGAGCTGCCGTACTGCGCCGAGCTCGCGCCCTTGACCACCTCGATGCGGTCGACCTCGGTCAGCAGGTACTGCGACACATCGACCGACGAACCCGTGCTCGCCGAAATCGGCAGCCCGTCGATGAGCACCAGCACCTGGTCGCTGGTCATGCCCTGCATCGACACCGCGAAGCCCGACTTGCCGTGGATTTCGGTGAGCTGCAGGCCGGGCACGTTCTCCAGCGCGTCCTTGAGCGTACGCGCCTGGGTGCGCTGGATCTCGCGCTGGTCGACGACTTCGGTCGGCACCGGCGTTTCATCGAGCGTCTTTTCCGAGCGCGTGCCGGTCACGACGATGGTGTTCAGGGCTTCAGCCACCTGCGCATGTACCGCCGTGGTCGCCAGCAAGGGAAGAAGCAGCAGGCCGGCCTGCAAGGCAGGAGCGCGGCGACCGGGCGAACGGCGAGGCGGTGAAGGCAGGGAAAACACGTGGGGAGGTCCAGAAGGCGAAAGAGGTAACGAATAATAATGATTCGCATTAGTTTTACAACCTTTGTTGCAAAACTCTGACAGCAAGGCCGGCTTTTCCGTTACATCAGCGGCAGCGCCTGCGGCAGTCATGCGATCTGCGCGTTTGACTGGCAAGAAACGCGGGCCGCGCCGCGTTAGCGTGCGCTGATGGCTTGCTCCAACCCGCCTCCATCGCGCCTTGCGCTGCATCCCGGCCAGGTCGACCTGGGCCTGCTGCGCCGCGTGCATGCGGGCGGCGTGCAGCTGCAACTGGACCCCGCCAGCCTGGGCGCCATGCAGGCATCGCAGGCGGTGGTGCAGCGCATCGTCGATGAAGACCAGGTCGTGTACGGCATCAACACCGGCTTCGGCAAGCTCGCCAGCACGCGCATTGCGCGCGACCGGCTGGGCGCGCTGCAGCGCAACCTGGTGCTGTCACACAGCGCCGGCACAGGCGCGCTGCTCGATGACGGCGTGGTGCGCCTGGTGCTTGCCACCAAGGCCGTGAGCCTGGCGCGCGGCCATTCGGGGGTCGATCCAGCCATTGCCCAGGCCTTGCTGGACCTGGCCAACGCCGGGGTGCTGCCCGCCATTCCCGCGCAAGGCTCGGTCGGTGCGTCCGGCGATCTAGCGCCGCTGGCGCACCTGGCCTGCGTGCTGATCGGCGAAGGCCAGGCGCGTGCCGGCGGCCGGCTGATGGGCGGCCGCGAAGCCATGCAGGCCATCGGCCGCAAGCCCTTCGTGCTGGGCCCCAAGGAAGGGCTGGCGCTGCTC
This window encodes:
- a CDS encoding TonB-dependent receptor plug domain-containing protein, with translation MFSLPSPPRRSPGRRAPALQAGLLLLPLLATTAVHAQVAEALNTIVVTGTRSEKTLDETPVPTEVVDQREIQRTQARTLKDALENVPGLQLTEIHGKSGFAVSMQGMTSDQVLVLIDGLPISASTGSSVDVSQYLLTEVDRIEVVKGASSAQYGSSAMGGVINVITRRIAPGWSAAGTADAGTYGAQNVGSPGAAHGNLRVSGGGEKWRASVAADVLDNKGFAVDPDAWTHQGDAIRREQYSGRLEWLPTPAGHFWVDASRYLETDTQQYEYFAPPSFVPQRKTEDITRDRFTYGGQWRFGNGVKARLAGVTEDYDSRSQEYSNAVPTATRAAALRTEHVSLQFDMPAWQRQLWQFGADVHRERLRQTANGVSEVAGNAERTANELFVQNDILFNDTWEMVLGLRAQDDSDFGTHYAPKIGLRANLPTGAAWKSVLRANFGQGYRVPNLKERHYLFDHSALGYVVLGNPNLKPESSNSFQFGGTATWNERLTLNANLFYNRVRDLIQTDMDNFTVVNGIARYTYRNVAQARTQGLETGARWQASSALAFNAGYTYTDSQDLDTGTELTRRPRSIARLGLDWQLQPATELSVRARYQSSELAASTSPARSPGWATLDFVLNQKIGRDVTAFLGVKNLTNRQRDFSNASDFGPVAGGFLYVGARISLDAAP
- a CDS encoding HmuY family protein produces the protein MIHFPSSAFGKSALALAVALALTACGGGGDDAATTPTTPTTPTTPTTPTTPTTPTTPDPTPTPTPGAGFTQTAEWNLVLPASGTSVCYDFNAKAEVPDCTGTAWDLKVKSAGMTATFWTNSGTSGTGKGGAFGGPFDHTWTELSAWKNGTTDPVSGAIPATAFAVDAASGVFSSSNSIASAAFEYGVGGSTDHLLYPNFRTFLITTDSTSASTAGTLAAPVFALQLTGYYGGAGGTTSGYPSFRWVDRSAPTVVRTASVNASGSDWVYYDLAAGAVSSASGTWHIAFNRYNVKLNGGESGSGKVAGFLGKTPAGFYDTAGKPIAAQFTATSNLTATAADLGGSDLALPATAARWVKDTTGSKLQAAYTGSYPNPLNYGWFSYYPTATAASAAGLPAVAHLIKANSDNASLLRGGEGTTYARFHLTRISYADPNVNSSQQTWTINFDVQP